The Deinococcus koreensis genome includes a window with the following:
- a CDS encoding ferric reductase-like transmembrane domain-containing protein, whose product MRALTPDNERRVAALLAGYGGLYLACWIGLGPATLAWSLNRALGVTAYLALALGVTLGALLGSRLAPPWLARAAQAGWHSLLTTSALVLGTAHGLMLTVDRQDAQPLQAVLIPGASEVLPFAVGLGTLGAYALLLVWGSTALRARLSRRVWHGLHLLAYPAFALLTWHGLAAGSDPLGGMYALAGAGAALTLVARVREERRRVR is encoded by the coding sequence GTGAGGGCGCTGACGCCGGACAATGAGCGCCGCGTGGCCGCGCTGCTGGCGGGCTACGGCGGGCTGTACCTGGCGTGCTGGATCGGCCTGGGCCCGGCTACCCTCGCCTGGAGCCTGAACCGGGCGCTGGGCGTCACCGCCTACCTCGCGCTGGCGCTGGGCGTCACGCTGGGTGCCCTATTGGGCAGCCGGCTCGCGCCCCCCTGGCTGGCCCGCGCCGCGCAGGCGGGCTGGCACAGCCTGCTGACGACCTCCGCCCTGGTGCTGGGCACCGCCCACGGCCTGATGCTGACTGTCGACCGGCAGGACGCCCAGCCCCTCCAGGCGGTGCTGATCCCAGGAGCGTCCGAGGTGCTGCCCTTCGCGGTCGGCCTGGGCACCCTGGGCGCCTACGCGCTGCTCCTCGTCTGGGGCTCCACCGCGCTCCGGGCCCGCCTCTCACGCCGCGTCTGGCACGGCCTGCACCTGCTTGCCTACCCAGCCTTCGCGCTCCTCACCTGGCACGGCCTCGCGGCAGGCTCCGACCCCCTGGGCGGAATGTACGCGCTGGCGGGGGCGGGCGCCGCGCTGACGTTGGTCGCGCGAGTGCGTGAAGAACGCCGCCGTGTCCGGTAA
- a CDS encoding FAD:protein FMN transferase, producing MRPEPTLEASALGTQLQATGPGAALAVGEVLRLETVLTRFRASPLSTLNREGYLFNPPIELVLAVQHALDVERQTGGLITPTVLGALRAAGYDAAPGSAPGELVTVPGCLGIDCSTHEVRLPAGVILDLGGTGKGWIAQRASRVMHGAFVLDAGGDMVIQHTRPVAVEIEHPYGGPPGRLHVPSGRHGVATSSVLKRAWPGGHHLIDPRTGRPLESRFVQATALSTGILSAEVLAKLALFGEDALNAYEAHLGLRPSLWAYDAVGQLWTRAPAGWEQAA from the coding sequence ATGCGCCCTGAACCGACCCTGGAAGCGAGCGCCCTGGGCACGCAGCTGCAGGCCACCGGCCCCGGCGCCGCGCTTGCGGTGGGGGAGGTGCTGCGGCTGGAAACGGTGCTGACGCGCTTCCGGGCCTCGCCACTGTCCACCCTCAACCGTGAGGGTTATCTCTTCAACCCGCCCATCGAACTTGTTCTCGCTGTGCAGCACGCCCTGGATGTCGAGCGGCAGACCGGCGGCCTGATCACCCCCACGGTGCTGGGCGCCCTGCGTGCGGCCGGCTACGACGCCGCGCCGGGCTCAGCGCCTGGAGAGCTCGTCACCGTCCCGGGCTGCCTCGGCATTGACTGCTCTACACACGAGGTGCGGCTCCCGGCCGGTGTGATCCTTGATCTGGGCGGCACCGGCAAGGGCTGGATCGCCCAGCGTGCGTCGCGTGTTATGCACGGCGCCTTCGTGCTGGACGCCGGGGGAGACATGGTGATCCAGCATACCCGTCCGGTCGCCGTCGAGATTGAACATCCTTACGGTGGGCCGCCCGGGCGCCTCCATGTGCCGTCCGGGCGCCATGGCGTGGCCACCAGCAGCGTCCTGAAGCGGGCCTGGCCCGGTGGCCATCACCTTATCGACCCGCGCACGGGCCGGCCTCTGGAGTCCCGCTTTGTCCAGGCCACAGCCCTGAGCACAGGGATCCTGAGCGCTGAGGTGCTCGCCAAGCTGGCGCTCTTCGGCGAAGACGCCCTGAACGCCTACGAGGCACACCTGGGACTGCGCCCTTCACTCTGGGCCTACGACGCTGTGGGGCAGCTGTGGACGCGCGCCCCGGCAGGCTGGGAGCAGGCCGCGTGA